The Neobacillus sp. PS3-34 genome has a window encoding:
- a CDS encoding biosynthetic peptidoglycan transglycosylase, producing the protein MKENEQSCRAKIKSITRQNTGRTAIKSAHNTYRVIWNLFLVILIIAILGGSFAAGAGAGFLASLVKDEPVRSYSSMKKDIYNYTETSDLYFADQVYLGKLRSDLERDEVKLDQVSDNLVNAVVATEDRYFYQHNGVVPKAILRAVYQEVTNSPIQSGGSTLTQQLIKNQILTNEVSFQRKAKEILLALRLERFFNKKEILEAYLNVATFGRNSSGGTLPVYRRQQKEFSEKMPATLTSHSQRL; encoded by the coding sequence ATGAAAGAAAACGAGCAATCGTGTAGAGCTAAAATAAAATCCATAACTCGGCAAAACACAGGCAGAACAGCTATTAAAAGTGCACATAATACATACAGAGTTATTTGGAATCTCTTCCTGGTTATTTTGATTATTGCTATTTTGGGAGGGTCATTTGCTGCTGGAGCAGGGGCTGGATTTTTGGCATCACTCGTAAAAGACGAGCCTGTCCGTTCATACAGCAGCATGAAAAAAGACATTTACAACTATACCGAGACCTCCGATCTTTACTTTGCCGACCAGGTATATCTCGGCAAGCTCCGTTCCGACCTTGAGCGGGACGAAGTAAAGCTTGATCAAGTCTCAGATAATCTTGTAAATGCGGTTGTCGCCACAGAAGACCGGTATTTTTACCAGCATAATGGCGTTGTTCCAAAGGCCATTTTACGCGCAGTTTATCAAGAGGTTACGAATTCCCCCATTCAGTCTGGAGGAAGTACTTTAACCCAGCAGCTAATAAAGAATCAAATTTTAACAAATGAAGTTTCTTTCCAGCGAAAAGCAAAGGAAATTCTTTTGGCATTAAGGCTTGAGAGATTTTTCAATAAAAAAGAAATCCTTGAAGCCTATTTAAATGTAGCAACCTTTGGACGAAATTCATCAGGCGGAACATTGCCGGTGTACAGGCGGCAGCAAAAGGAATTTTCGGAAAAAATGCCAGCGACCTTAACCTCGCACAGTCAGCGTTTATAG